One Echinicola strongylocentroti DNA window includes the following coding sequences:
- a CDS encoding malectin domain-containing carbohydrate-binding protein, protein MKKISTRILSVLMLFWGCTFSVKAQEVRKEISLNQGWKTIASGVAPLQEEGFEEADFDASDWLTVDVPHNWDQYEGFRRMKHGNRHGAAWYRKDFRPSSENEGKRHFLYFEGVGSYATVWVNGELVGKHDGGRTTFTLDITDALHFGAENTIAVKADHPAWIADLPWVCGGCSGEWGFSEGSQPMGIFRPVTLVVTDPVRIEPFGVHIWNDEEISAESAKLHVTTELKNYGASTKEVNVVNRLLDAKGNEVDRQEDYLSLAPGKLDTIRQTSAIIQQPKLWSPANAYLYTMETEVYEGGQLIDKISTPYGIRWISWPAGRKDGDHRFFINGKPLFVNGICEYEHLIGMSHAFTDEQVAFRVAQMQAAGFNAFRDAHQPHNFKYHEAWDREGILFWTQFSAHIWYDTPEFKANFKKLLREWVKERRNSPSVVLWGLQNESTIPKAFAEECTQIIREMDPSTSSQRLVTTCNGGEGTDWNVIQNWSGTYGGDPQQYGEELSEQILNGEYGAWRTLDLHTEGPFDQKGAYSEDRFYQLMQIKVREAEEHKDSLVGQFHWLFNSHENPGRIQNGEAYRDIDRVGPVNYKGLVTPWEEPTDTYYMYRSEYAPAASEPMVYLVSHTWPDRWTEPGLKDSVVVFSNCDEVELFNGVNGQSLGKKSNPGMGSNFQWDQVNLQYNVLKAVGYRNGQAVAEDMIVLHHLPKAPDFDELVEDTDVLRSAQGYHYLYRVNAGGPDVTDHFGEHWQADVQRKDERSWGSLSWTDDFEDLPAFYASQRRTFDPIGGTADWGLFQTFRYGKHKLRYEFPLPDGEYLVELYFVEPWYGTGGGLDAEGWRDFDVAISGDTVLEQLDIWQEVGHDHALKKVVKGHAKDGLLTISFPKVTAGQAVISAIAIASKSEGATAAPASSKTIADFYSSLPAASVQSWLDTGQPQYADKTTAFSRLPYALFGADWVRFPADAKKVSGKLQALEASTLYVLLDSAIASLPEWMAGFEQATDELAVNGRGDYFKVYEKALKQGEEFAFGENGSVQSGNAAMYSLVLVPRYEMGDGEEKRPVEEQEAEAALVEGEVTAGNFKKSDYIAFEGENTFSWEVNPGLAGTFLIRFRYMNNDDHPKKVRLRITASNGVVMRDDLIEFPVADVKWKILNTTSGGQLNAGKYTITLSGEGLKGLWLDRVEFQ, encoded by the coding sequence CGCCATTGCAAGAAGAGGGGTTTGAAGAAGCTGATTTTGACGCCAGCGACTGGCTTACTGTGGATGTACCACACAACTGGGATCAATATGAAGGCTTCCGGCGAATGAAGCACGGCAATCGTCATGGAGCCGCTTGGTACCGAAAGGATTTTAGGCCCAGCTCTGAAAACGAAGGAAAGCGACATTTTTTGTATTTTGAAGGAGTAGGTTCTTATGCCACCGTCTGGGTAAATGGCGAGCTTGTGGGCAAGCACGATGGTGGCAGGACCACTTTTACTTTGGATATAACCGATGCGCTGCATTTTGGAGCGGAGAATACCATTGCCGTAAAGGCCGATCATCCGGCGTGGATAGCGGATTTGCCTTGGGTATGTGGCGGCTGCTCTGGAGAGTGGGGCTTTTCGGAAGGCTCACAGCCCATGGGGATCTTCAGGCCAGTGACACTGGTGGTGACGGATCCTGTTCGTATCGAACCTTTTGGGGTGCACATCTGGAATGATGAAGAGATCTCTGCCGAATCAGCCAAGCTGCATGTTACCACAGAGCTCAAGAATTACGGTGCCTCTACCAAAGAGGTCAACGTCGTCAATCGGTTGTTGGATGCCAAAGGGAATGAAGTAGACCGGCAGGAAGATTACCTTTCCTTGGCACCGGGAAAGTTGGACACGATCCGCCAAACATCAGCCATTATCCAGCAGCCCAAGCTTTGGTCACCTGCCAATGCCTACTTGTACACCATGGAAACCGAGGTGTACGAGGGAGGGCAGTTGATTGATAAAATAAGCACTCCATACGGTATCCGTTGGATCAGTTGGCCAGCAGGTCGAAAGGATGGTGACCATCGTTTCTTTATTAACGGAAAGCCGTTATTTGTCAACGGCATTTGTGAATACGAGCACCTGATAGGAATGAGCCATGCCTTTACCGATGAGCAGGTAGCCTTTCGGGTAGCGCAGATGCAGGCAGCTGGGTTCAATGCCTTCCGCGATGCCCATCAGCCCCATAATTTCAAGTACCACGAAGCTTGGGACAGGGAGGGGATCTTGTTTTGGACGCAGTTTTCAGCACACATCTGGTACGATACGCCCGAGTTTAAAGCGAATTTTAAAAAACTATTGCGTGAATGGGTAAAGGAGCGGCGCAACAGCCCGTCGGTGGTGCTTTGGGGATTGCAGAATGAAAGCACCATTCCCAAGGCATTTGCAGAAGAGTGTACCCAAATCATTCGTGAGATGGATCCTTCCACTTCTTCCCAGCGGCTGGTCACTACCTGTAATGGCGGGGAAGGAACCGACTGGAACGTCATCCAAAACTGGTCAGGAACCTATGGCGGTGATCCCCAGCAGTACGGGGAGGAGCTTAGCGAGCAAATCTTGAATGGGGAGTATGGCGCTTGGAGGACCTTGGACTTGCATACCGAAGGGCCATTTGACCAAAAGGGAGCCTATAGCGAAGACCGTTTTTACCAACTAATGCAAATCAAGGTACGAGAAGCAGAAGAGCATAAGGACAGCCTTGTCGGCCAATTTCACTGGCTTTTTAATTCCCATGAAAATCCAGGTAGGATCCAGAACGGAGAGGCTTACCGAGACATCGACCGTGTGGGACCGGTGAATTATAAAGGCTTGGTGACCCCATGGGAGGAGCCTACTGATACCTATTACATGTACCGTTCAGAATATGCTCCCGCGGCTTCTGAGCCGATGGTGTACCTCGTCAGCCACACTTGGCCGGATCGCTGGACCGAGCCGGGGCTTAAGGACAGCGTGGTGGTGTTTTCCAATTGCGACGAAGTGGAGCTGTTTAACGGTGTCAATGGACAATCCCTCGGGAAGAAATCCAATCCAGGCATGGGCAGTAATTTCCAATGGGATCAGGTAAATCTGCAATATAATGTCCTCAAGGCAGTGGGCTACCGTAATGGACAGGCAGTCGCGGAAGATATGATCGTACTTCACCATTTGCCCAAAGCACCTGATTTTGACGAATTGGTGGAGGATACCGACGTGCTCCGGTCAGCGCAAGGATATCATTACCTCTACCGGGTAAATGCCGGCGGGCCTGATGTTACAGACCATTTTGGAGAACATTGGCAGGCGGATGTCCAGCGGAAGGATGAACGCTCATGGGGTTCACTTTCTTGGACAGATGATTTTGAGGATTTACCGGCTTTCTATGCCAGTCAGCGCAGAACCTTCGATCCCATTGGCGGTACAGCTGATTGGGGATTGTTTCAGACATTCCGATACGGCAAGCATAAGTTGCGATATGAATTTCCTTTGCCGGATGGGGAGTATTTGGTGGAGTTGTATTTTGTGGAGCCTTGGTACGGAACTGGGGGTGGATTGGATGCAGAAGGTTGGCGGGATTTTGATGTGGCCATCAGTGGAGATACGGTATTGGAGCAGTTGGATATATGGCAGGAAGTGGGGCATGACCATGCATTGAAAAAAGTGGTGAAGGGCCATGCCAAGGACGGTTTGTTGACCATTAGCTTTCCGAAAGTCACCGCAGGGCAAGCGGTGATCTCCGCAATTGCCATTGCCAGTAAGTCTGAAGGAGCCACAGCGGCACCTGCATCATCCAAGACCATTGCTGATTTTTACTCCTCCCTTCCAGCGGCCAGTGTGCAGTCGTGGTTGGATACCGGTCAGCCACAATATGCTGATAAAACCACGGCCTTCAGTCGATTGCCCTATGCATTATTTGGCGCAGATTGGGTAAGGTTCCCCGCTGATGCCAAGAAGGTGTCTGGGAAATTACAAGCATTGGAAGCATCCACTTTGTATGTGTTATTGGACAGTGCCATCGCGTCATTGCCAGAGTGGATGGCGGGTTTTGAACAGGCGACAGATGAGCTTGCCGTCAACGGCCGGGGAGATTACTTTAAAGTGTATGAAAAAGCCTTAAAGCAAGGCGAAGAATTTGCCTTTGGAGAGAATGGTTCGGTGCAAAGCGGTAACGCTGCCATGTACAGTTTGGTATTGGTACCGAGGTATGAGATGGGGGACGGTGAGGAAAAACGCCCAGTGGAAGAACAAGAGGCTGAGGCGGCGCTGGTAGAAGGTGAAGTCACTGCTGGAAACTTTAAGAAAAGCGATTATATAGCCTTTGAAGGGGAGAACACCTTCTCTTGGGAAGTCAATCCCGGACTGGCAGGCACTTTCCTGATCCGGTTCAGGTATATGAACAATGACGATCATCCCAAAAAGGTAAGGCTACGCATCACCGCTTCCAATGGCGTGGTGATGCGGGACGATTTAATTGAGTTTCCTGTGGCGGATGTAAAATGGAAAATCCTGAACACTACTTCTGGAGGGCAGCTAAATGCCGGGAAATACACCATTACACTTTCTGGAGAAGGACTAAAAGGACTTTGGTTGGATCGGGTGGAATTTCAATAG
- the galB gene encoding beta-galactosidase GalB, whose protein sequence is MQKILSFILVLSLAVVSWNCSSSEDKERQVIDFNNGWHFQLGDHPNAISADFDVSNWRELNLPHDWSIEGSFSEDHPTKPEGGALPAGIGWYRKAFRLPTEAKEQSIWIEFDGIYRNGEVWINGHRLGIRPNGYSSFKYDLSEYLNYGDNVNVLAVRVDNSQQPNSRWYTGSGIYRNVRLIRTGKVHVEHWGTYITTPEITDSSATVTMEVMVKNEGANERNLTVRSTILDADGEEVAQEEHPLSLGKGESADIMQQFTVPSPKLWSTEDPYLYKVVTQVFAGMQLMDDYQTPLGIRYFEFDAKKGFSLNGKPMKILGVCNHHDLGALGAAVNRRAIERRLEILKEMGVNAIRTAHNPPAPELLELCDEMGFIVQDEAFDVWKKKKVDADSHLFWDEWHRRDLEDLILRDRNHPSIMMWSIGNEIREQFDSTGISITKELVRIVKSLDTTRVVTCALTENIPSKNFIYQSKALDLLGFNYKHKDHKKFPKWYPGEKLIATENMSALATRGHYDFPSDTIMRWPQSYDKPLETGNEDWTVSAYDQVSAYWGSTHEETWKSIKDQDFMAGLFVWTGFDYLGEPIPYPYPARSSYFGIVDLAGFPKDSYYMYKSEWTSDTVLHVFPHWNWEEGQEVDVWAYYNQAEEVELFLNGESLGTKQKEGDDLHVMWRVPYEPGTLRAVSKKDGKSILEKKVFTAGDAQKVTLAPDRKTIKADGKDLSFITVSICDMDGNMVPNANNMVNFEIQGEGKIMGVDNGYQASLEPFKANYRKAFNGKCLLIVQSTGKAGSISVRATSEHLQPGEVVLETVD, encoded by the coding sequence ATGCAAAAAATCCTGAGTTTTATTCTTGTACTTTCACTAGCTGTGGTCAGCTGGAATTGTTCTTCCTCAGAGGACAAGGAAAGACAAGTCATTGATTTTAATAACGGCTGGCATTTTCAACTAGGAGATCATCCCAATGCCATCAGCGCAGATTTTGATGTGTCCAATTGGCGGGAGCTGAACCTTCCCCATGATTGGAGTATCGAGGGCAGTTTCAGTGAGGACCATCCCACCAAGCCAGAAGGCGGAGCATTGCCTGCAGGAATAGGCTGGTATAGAAAAGCATTTAGACTGCCCACCGAGGCAAAGGAACAAAGCATATGGATCGAGTTTGATGGCATCTATAGAAACGGAGAAGTATGGATCAATGGCCACCGGCTAGGAATACGGCCAAATGGCTACAGCTCTTTCAAGTATGACTTAAGCGAATACTTGAATTACGGGGATAATGTAAACGTATTGGCCGTTCGTGTGGATAATTCGCAGCAGCCCAATTCACGCTGGTACACTGGGTCGGGGATTTATCGAAACGTACGCCTGATCCGTACCGGTAAAGTCCATGTGGAACACTGGGGCACCTATATCACCACCCCTGAAATCACAGACTCATCGGCTACTGTAACTATGGAAGTAATGGTGAAAAATGAGGGAGCCAATGAGCGGAATTTGACGGTTCGGTCGACGATCTTGGATGCTGATGGCGAAGAAGTGGCCCAAGAGGAACATCCCTTATCCCTTGGTAAAGGTGAAAGTGCAGATATCATGCAACAATTTACTGTTCCTTCTCCTAAATTATGGTCCACAGAGGATCCTTATTTATACAAGGTGGTCACTCAAGTTTTTGCAGGAATGCAGCTGATGGATGATTACCAAACCCCCTTGGGAATTCGGTATTTTGAATTTGATGCTAAGAAAGGCTTTTCCTTAAATGGCAAGCCAATGAAAATCCTGGGCGTTTGTAACCATCATGATCTTGGGGCATTGGGCGCAGCAGTGAATAGGCGAGCCATCGAAAGGAGATTGGAAATCCTCAAAGAAATGGGTGTAAATGCCATTAGAACGGCTCATAATCCTCCGGCTCCTGAGCTCTTGGAGCTTTGCGATGAGATGGGTTTCATTGTCCAAGATGAGGCGTTTGACGTGTGGAAAAAGAAAAAGGTGGATGCCGACAGCCATTTGTTTTGGGATGAATGGCACCGTCGGGATTTGGAAGATTTGATCCTGAGGGACCGCAACCACCCATCCATTATGATGTGGAGTATCGGCAATGAAATCAGGGAGCAGTTTGACAGTACAGGGATCAGCATCACCAAGGAACTGGTGAGGATAGTGAAGAGTCTCGATACGACGAGAGTAGTGACCTGTGCCCTTACAGAGAATATCCCTTCCAAGAATTTCATTTATCAATCCAAAGCCCTGGACCTTCTGGGGTTCAATTATAAGCATAAAGACCATAAAAAATTCCCGAAATGGTACCCAGGAGAAAAGCTCATCGCAACAGAAAACATGTCAGCCTTGGCCACTCGTGGACACTATGATTTCCCGTCGGATACCATTATGAGATGGCCTCAATCATACGATAAGCCATTGGAAACGGGGAATGAAGACTGGACGGTCTCGGCCTACGACCAGGTGTCCGCTTACTGGGGCAGCACCCATGAAGAGACATGGAAATCCATCAAGGACCAGGATTTCATGGCCGGACTTTTTGTGTGGACGGGCTTTGACTATTTGGGGGAGCCGATACCTTACCCTTACCCAGCACGAAGTTCTTATTTTGGCATAGTGGATTTGGCTGGATTCCCCAAAGACTCCTACTACATGTACAAAAGCGAGTGGACTTCTGACACGGTGCTTCATGTTTTTCCTCACTGGAACTGGGAAGAGGGGCAAGAGGTGGATGTATGGGCGTATTATAACCAAGCGGAAGAAGTGGAATTGTTCCTGAACGGGGAATCACTGGGAACCAAACAAAAAGAAGGTGATGACCTTCATGTGATGTGGCGCGTACCTTATGAGCCAGGAACACTCCGGGCGGTATCCAAAAAAGACGGCAAGTCTATACTGGAAAAGAAAGTCTTCACCGCGGGAGATGCCCAAAAGGTCACATTGGCCCCAGATCGTAAGACCATCAAAGCAGATGGGAAAGACCTTTCTTTTATTACCGTGAGCATCTGTGATATGGATGGTAATATGGTGCCCAATGCCAATAATATGGTCAATTTCGAAATCCAGGGAGAGGGAAAGATCATGGGCGTGGACAATGGCTACCAAGCCAGTCTGGAACCTTTTAAGGCCAATTACAGGAAAGCATTTAATGGAAAATGCCTACTGATCGTCCAGTCTACTGGCAAGGCAGGGAGCATTTCTGTTCGAGCCACATCCGAACACCTTCAGCCAGGGGAGGTTGTCTTGGAGACGGTGGATTGA
- a CDS encoding helix-turn-helix domain-containing protein, with product MQAKINTHQSNMTDREQHLSGRSKAGESGMWYHEENPGPIASLPFINQFGSMKFSKVRMDENMRPHLNDGIEIHFIESGKYDWVIENRSVELLPDDLSITAPWHWNGSPAGKMDMGQINWLIIKPEAFSPEAPLQLGNWSKLSSSFQEELGNMIAAEKGMVLKKARVFKKYFAEIKEELQHQREGYDRIIGNLIENLLIELYRDLKHRKSKIKEDDHFIEQLTTLVQSDLTKKWIVEDMASHFGMGKTKFNDEVKRLTGYPPNSFIINLKIEKAKAQILAPNGMDLSDIAYNCGFSSLQHFTTTFSHRTGITPGKYQSQLRKREVN from the coding sequence ATGCAAGCTAAAATTAACACCCACCAAAGTAACATGACTGATCGTGAACAGCACCTTTCGGGAAGATCAAAAGCAGGAGAATCAGGGATGTGGTACCACGAGGAAAATCCCGGTCCTATAGCATCGCTTCCTTTTATCAACCAATTTGGCAGCATGAAATTTTCGAAAGTCCGAATGGACGAAAATATGCGCCCCCACCTCAATGACGGAATCGAAATCCATTTTATCGAAAGCGGAAAATACGACTGGGTCATCGAAAATCGCTCTGTGGAACTGCTGCCCGACGATCTATCCATCACCGCCCCATGGCACTGGAACGGTAGCCCTGCTGGCAAAATGGACATGGGACAGATCAATTGGCTGATCATCAAGCCTGAGGCCTTCTCCCCAGAAGCACCATTGCAGTTGGGAAATTGGTCCAAGCTCTCCTCTAGTTTCCAAGAGGAACTGGGCAATATGATCGCGGCCGAAAAAGGAATGGTGCTGAAAAAAGCCCGAGTGTTCAAAAAGTATTTTGCTGAAATAAAGGAAGAACTGCAGCACCAACGTGAGGGCTACGATAGGATCATTGGAAACCTCATCGAAAATTTGCTCATCGAGCTTTACCGTGACCTCAAGCACCGCAAATCAAAGATTAAAGAAGATGATCATTTTATTGAACAATTGACCACTTTGGTACAAAGCGACTTGACCAAAAAGTGGATCGTCGAGGATATGGCCAGCCACTTTGGGATGGGAAAGACAAAATTCAACGATGAGGTAAAACGGCTCACAGGCTATCCCCCAAACAGTTTTATCATCAACCTAAAGATCGAAAAGGCCAAAGCCCAAATCCTGGCACCTAACGGAATGGACCTTTCGGACATTGCCTATAACTGTGGGTTTTCTTCCTTGCAACACTTTACTACGACCTTTTCGCACCGCACCGGCATCACTCCCGGCAAGTACCAAAGTCAGCTGAGGAAACGGGAGGTCAATTGA
- a CDS encoding SusC/RagA family TonB-linked outer membrane protein: MNPTLLFATLVVGSSMVLSTANATGVPFLDQPSPPLETLILQQDAATVRGTVRDADSGELIPGVNVRLKNTSKGTITDIDGKFEIDVEGPESVLVFSFIGYVSQEATVGNQGIMDISLHSDLESLEEVVVVGYGTQVKRNVTGSVSSVEVDQLETQPNTNIGQALRGRVAGVQFTDNGRPGQGGSVLVRGQRSITASNDPLIILDGAFFNGELSDINPSDVASMEVLKDASASAIYGSRAANGVILITSKKGTSEKPLIRINSYAGVSDWSYKMPLYSPDEYLQRRLDFRFQNQPNDPTVPVRELLSAEEREMYDAGRTVDPWDEISQNASQKSINLSVSGQSDKTNYFISGSYVDEEGLIYGDRASRISMRLNLTNQITNWLKIGANTQYVQRDLSGVEASELNGYWLTPYAKMYYDDAKTDPVPYPTGDNLVNNPMFNSLLMDNEQISNNLMANLFAIIDVPFLEGLSYRFNYNPNIRWSNDYSFQPIYQRNGINNPGTGRKYNQNRKNWQFENIVTYTKEINDHGFDVTLLYGRNHAFREGTFAEGRGFVNDANGWHNLEIAETQLIETEGAQQDGVSSMARLNYRFKNRYMITLTARRDGASVFGEDKKFGTFPSVALGWVMSDEAFMMNQKTIDMLKLRLSYGEVGNQAVSAYRSLDRSNSFQYVFGSETYTALFPNPDYMPNPSLGWETTASFNAAVDFELWKGRLSGTAEFYDMTTTDLLLARSLPAMTGFWSTTANLGQTSNTGFELTLTGGIIQKKDFSWSSTLTFSTNKNRIDHLYYADADGDGQEDDDLGNRWFIGQPIGVTYDYAFDGIYQEGDEMPDGYQAGWVRVKDLNSDGQISPDDRTVLGQTAPKYRMGLNNQFNYKNWSLSVFINAMTGWEAQFNLLDVSTQTGNSYPGRSVNFLNAGYWTPENQSSERPGLTYTNPLGRGYYLSRDFVRIQDATLAYSFPEAMLEKWRMSGLKVYVSGRNLATFTDWLGPDPESGNNTITNLYPTPRTIIAGLNISF; encoded by the coding sequence ATGAATCCAACATTACTCTTTGCCACCTTGGTGGTAGGAAGTAGCATGGTGCTTTCAACTGCCAATGCTACAGGAGTCCCCTTCCTTGACCAACCTAGCCCACCCCTTGAAACGTTGATACTCCAGCAAGATGCAGCAACTGTCCGCGGCACTGTCCGGGATGCAGATAGCGGTGAGTTGATACCTGGCGTAAATGTACGATTGAAGAACACAAGTAAAGGTACCATCACGGATATTGACGGGAAATTTGAAATCGACGTGGAAGGTCCGGAAAGCGTCTTGGTTTTTTCATTTATCGGTTATGTATCCCAAGAAGCAACTGTAGGCAATCAAGGTATCATGGATATATCACTTCATTCTGACCTGGAAAGTTTGGAAGAAGTGGTGGTGGTCGGCTATGGTACACAGGTAAAACGCAATGTCACAGGCTCCGTGAGCTCTGTGGAGGTAGATCAACTGGAAACCCAGCCTAATACCAATATCGGCCAAGCGCTACGTGGAAGAGTGGCAGGGGTGCAGTTTACAGACAATGGCCGCCCTGGTCAGGGAGGTAGTGTGCTTGTCCGAGGTCAACGTTCCATTACCGCTAGTAATGACCCGCTGATCATTTTGGATGGAGCTTTTTTTAATGGAGAGCTGTCTGACATCAATCCATCCGATGTCGCGTCCATGGAGGTACTGAAGGATGCAAGTGCTTCGGCGATTTACGGATCGAGGGCCGCTAACGGGGTGATCTTGATCACTTCTAAAAAAGGAACATCCGAAAAACCGCTCATCAGAATCAATTCCTATGCGGGGGTCTCTGATTGGAGCTATAAAATGCCCCTCTATTCCCCTGACGAATACCTTCAGCGACGGCTTGATTTCAGGTTCCAAAATCAGCCCAATGATCCCACGGTACCTGTACGCGAGCTGCTAAGTGCAGAAGAAAGGGAAATGTATGATGCCGGGAGAACTGTAGATCCATGGGATGAGATTTCGCAGAATGCCTCGCAAAAATCCATCAACCTCAGCGTTTCCGGTCAGAGCGACAAAACGAATTATTTCATTTCGGGAAGCTACGTGGATGAGGAAGGGCTTATTTATGGGGATCGTGCCAGTAGGATTTCCATGCGCCTAAACCTGACCAATCAAATTACAAATTGGTTAAAGATCGGGGCAAATACCCAGTACGTACAGCGAGATCTTTCCGGTGTGGAAGCATCGGAATTGAATGGCTATTGGCTCACGCCATATGCCAAAATGTACTACGATGATGCCAAAACAGATCCGGTACCATATCCTACAGGGGATAACCTGGTAAACAACCCAATGTTCAATTCGCTATTAATGGACAACGAGCAAATTTCCAATAACCTTATGGCCAACTTGTTTGCGATCATTGATGTTCCGTTCCTGGAAGGGCTAAGCTATCGGTTCAATTACAACCCGAACATTCGCTGGAGCAATGATTATTCTTTTCAGCCGATTTATCAAAGAAATGGGATCAATAATCCAGGCACTGGCAGAAAATACAATCAAAACCGAAAGAATTGGCAATTTGAAAATATCGTCACCTATACGAAGGAAATTAATGATCATGGCTTTGATGTCACATTGCTATATGGACGAAACCATGCTTTTCGGGAAGGGACCTTTGCAGAAGGAAGGGGATTTGTTAATGATGCGAATGGATGGCATAACCTTGAAATAGCCGAGACACAGCTGATCGAAACAGAAGGTGCTCAACAGGATGGCGTGTCTTCAATGGCGCGATTGAATTATCGGTTTAAAAACCGCTATATGATTACACTTACCGCTAGAAGGGATGGTGCATCTGTATTTGGTGAGGATAAAAAATTCGGGACGTTTCCTTCCGTGGCCTTGGGCTGGGTGATGAGTGATGAAGCCTTTATGATGAATCAGAAGACCATCGATATGCTAAAACTCCGGCTGAGCTATGGTGAAGTAGGAAACCAGGCTGTATCGGCATACCGGTCACTGGATAGGTCCAATTCCTTCCAGTATGTTTTTGGGTCAGAGACATATACCGCGCTTTTCCCAAACCCAGATTATATGCCCAACCCAAGTTTGGGCTGGGAGACCACGGCTTCCTTTAATGCAGCAGTAGATTTTGAGCTTTGGAAGGGGAGGTTATCGGGTACAGCAGAATTTTATGATATGACTACCACGGATCTCCTTCTGGCGAGAAGCCTTCCGGCAATGACTGGATTCTGGTCCACTACTGCTAACCTTGGACAAACCAGCAACACCGGATTTGAACTGACCTTAACTGGCGGGATTATCCAAAAGAAGGATTTTTCTTGGAGCAGTACCTTGACATTTTCTACCAATAAAAACCGAATCGACCATCTGTACTATGCAGATGCTGACGGAGATGGACAGGAAGATGATGACCTTGGCAACAGGTGGTTTATCGGTCAGCCCATTGGCGTGACCTATGATTATGCTTTTGATGGCATCTATCAAGAAGGTGATGAGATGCCAGATGGTTACCAAGCAGGATGGGTAAGGGTAAAAGACCTGAACAGTGATGGTCAAATTTCGCCTGACGATAGAACCGTCCTAGGACAAACAGCTCCCAAGTACCGCATGGGCTTGAATAATCAATTCAACTATAAAAACTGGTCATTATCTGTTTTTATCAATGCGATGACAGGCTGGGAAGCGCAGTTTAATCTGCTGGATGTAAGTACCCAAACTGGGAATAGCTATCCAGGGAGATCGGTGAATTTTCTCAACGCTGGTTATTGGACTCCCGAAAACCAGTCGAGTGAGCGACCGGGACTTACTTATACCAACCCGTTGGGAAGAGGGTATTACCTCAGCAGGGATTTTGTCAGGATTCAGGATGCTACACTTGCCTATAGCTTTCCTGAGGCAATGTTGGAAAAATGGAGAATGTCAGGATTAAAAGTTTATGTAAGTGGGAGAAACCTCGCCACCTTTACCGACTGGCTCGGTCCTGACCCTGAAAGTGGAAACAACACCATTACCAACCTGTACCCAACCCCACGAACTATAATAGCGGGACTTAATATCAGCTTTTAA